In Cyanobium sp. AMD-g, one genomic interval encodes:
- a CDS encoding nuclear transport factor 2 family protein: protein MDAEETAIRDVLEQWASATRDGREEEVLANHLDELVLFDVLAPLQYTSAAQYRASWDAWQLDTQGSLLFALQDLSVQAGTDVGYAFGLLQCGGTLPDGQPFGETVRITFCLRKRDGMWKVAHQHVSRPVERNGCSVPSPGNHG from the coding sequence ATGGACGCTGAGGAAACGGCCATTCGCGATGTGCTGGAGCAGTGGGCCAGCGCCACCCGAGACGGACGGGAGGAGGAGGTTCTCGCCAACCATCTCGACGAGCTGGTGCTGTTTGATGTGTTGGCTCCTCTGCAGTACACCTCAGCGGCGCAATACCGCGCCAGCTGGGATGCCTGGCAGCTGGATACCCAAGGCAGCCTGCTATTCGCGTTGCAGGATCTCTCCGTCCAGGCGGGAACCGATGTGGGCTATGCCTTTGGCCTGCTCCAGTGCGGAGGCACGCTCCCCGACGGTCAGCCGTTTGGCGAGACCGTACGGATCACGTTCTGCCTGCGCAAGCGGGATGGGATGTGGAAGGTCGCCCATCAGCACGTCTCCAGACCCGTCGAACGGAATGGATGCAGCGTTCCATCGCCAGGGAACCACGGATGA
- a CDS encoding Mini-ribonuclease 3, with protein sequence MASVPAQVPATPLATAQLAWLGDAVWELHQRLKHCRLPARAADLHRAVVAEVQAEAQAEALRRLDPLLSELERRLVLRGRNQAGRGPRRGAPGAYGQATGFETMLGWLFLQDPRRLAELLDHLEKTEPCPPSASP encoded by the coding sequence CTGGCCTCCGTACCCGCCCAGGTTCCCGCCACACCCCTGGCCACGGCCCAGCTGGCCTGGTTGGGGGATGCGGTCTGGGAACTGCACCAGCGGCTGAAGCACTGCCGGCTACCCGCCCGGGCGGCCGACCTGCACCGGGCCGTGGTGGCGGAAGTCCAGGCCGAAGCCCAGGCGGAAGCCCTGCGGCGTCTGGATCCCCTGCTGAGCGAGCTGGAGCGCCGCCTGGTGCTGCGCGGCCGTAATCAGGCGGGACGGGGTCCCCGCCGCGGCGCCCCCGGGGCCTATGGGCAGGCCACGGGATTTGAGACGATGCTGGGATGGCTTTTTCTGCAGGACCCCAGACGGCTGGCTGAGCTGCTGGACCATCTCGAGAAGACCGAACCCTGTCCCCCCTCCGCCAGCCCATGA
- a CDS encoding DUF1816 domain-containing protein, with the protein MNPLLWPSRGIANGLGLAWWARVETRSPDAVYWFGPFVRRQTLERALPAFLDDLRAESPASLEHQCLRTGRREPFTESPDLAD; encoded by the coding sequence ATGAATCCACTGCTCTGGCCCTCGCGCGGCATCGCCAATGGGTTGGGCCTGGCCTGGTGGGCGCGGGTGGAGACCCGCTCCCCCGACGCGGTGTACTGGTTCGGACCCTTTGTGCGCCGGCAGACGCTGGAGCGGGCGCTGCCGGCGTTCCTCGACGACCTGCGGGCGGAGTCACCGGCCTCCCTGGAGCACCAGTGCCTGCGCACCGGCCGCCGTGAGCCGTTCACCGAATCTCCCGATCTGGCCGACTGA
- a CDS encoding DNA polymerase III subunit alpha: MAFVPLHNHSDYSLLDGASQLPAMVQRAVELGMPALALTDHGVMYGAIELLKLCTKAGIKPIIGNEMYVINGSIDDPQPKKERRYHLVVLARNAVGYRNLVKLTSISHLRGMRGRGIFARACIDKSLLQQYSEGLMVATACLGGEIPQAILRGRPDVARDVAAWYRDVFGDDFYLEIQDHGGLEDRIVNVEMARISAELAIPLVATNDAHYLTSNDVEAHDALLCVLTGKLISDEKRLRYTGTEYIKSEAEMARLFADHLEPEVIAAAIATTAKVAEKVEDYDILGRYQMPRFPIPEGHTPVSYLSEVSHQGLRRRLSLADEAPIDPGYGERLAFELQVMEQMGFPTYFLVVWDYIRFAREQGIPVGPGRGSAAGSLVAYALGITNIDPVEHGLLFERFLNPERKSMPDIDTDFCIERRGEVIEYVTRRYGEDKVAQIITFNRMTSKAVLKDVARVLDIPYGEADRLAKLIPVARGKPAKLAEMIGPESPVPEFRDKYENDPKVRHWVDLARRIEGTNKTFGVHAAGVVIAAEPLDELVPLQRNNDGQVITQYFMEDVEAMGLLKMDFLGLKNLTMIEKTIELVAQAEGERLDPDALPANDPGTYALLARGDLEGIFQLESSGMRQIVRDLKPSSLEDISSILALYRPGPLDAGLIPKFINRKHGREAIDVAHAKLEPILKETYGIMVYQEQIMRIAQDLAGYSLGEADLLRRAMGKKKVSEMQKHRHQFVSGASERGVDAAIAEALFDQMVMFAEYCFNKSHSTAYGAVTYQTAYLKAHHPVAYMAALLTVNAGTTDKVQRYIANCQAMGIEVMPPDVNASGIDFTPVGKKILFGLSAIRNLGDGAIRQLIEARASGGPFLHLADLCDRIPGQQLNRRAIESLIHCGALDGLEPKANRAQLMADLDLVLDWASSRARDRASGQGNLFDLFGGGADASGAAAAVEAPAPPRAAAVADYPPTEKLKLEKELLGFYISDHPLRQLASQVRLLTPIGLANLEEMADKAKVSVVVMVSEIRQVTTRKGDRMAVLQLEDLTGSCEAVVFPKSYARLADHLMVDARLLLWAGVDRRDDRVQLLVDDCRSIEDLQLVMVELAPEQAGDIAVQHRLRECLTRHRPGQEEAGVRVPVVALVKHLDETRFVRLGGQFCVADAPAAVETLASADFRAWLRSPLGAA, from the coding sequence GTGGCCTTCGTACCGCTCCACAACCACAGCGACTACAGCCTGCTGGACGGGGCCTCCCAGCTGCCGGCGATGGTGCAGCGGGCCGTGGAGCTGGGCATGCCGGCCCTGGCCCTCACCGACCACGGGGTGATGTACGGCGCCATCGAGCTGCTCAAGCTCTGCACCAAGGCGGGCATCAAGCCGATCATCGGCAACGAGATGTACGTCATCAACGGCTCGATCGACGACCCGCAGCCGAAGAAGGAACGCCGCTACCACCTGGTGGTCCTGGCTCGCAACGCCGTGGGCTACCGCAACCTGGTCAAGCTCACCAGCATCAGCCACCTGCGCGGCATGCGCGGCCGGGGAATCTTCGCCCGGGCCTGCATCGACAAATCCCTGCTGCAGCAGTACAGCGAGGGCCTGATGGTGGCCACCGCCTGCCTCGGGGGCGAGATCCCCCAGGCGATCCTGCGGGGGCGCCCCGATGTGGCCCGGGACGTGGCCGCCTGGTACCGGGACGTGTTCGGTGACGACTTCTACCTGGAGATCCAGGACCATGGCGGCCTTGAGGACCGCATCGTCAATGTGGAGATGGCCCGGATCAGCGCCGAGCTGGCCATTCCCCTGGTCGCCACCAACGACGCCCACTACCTGACCAGCAACGACGTCGAGGCCCACGACGCCTTGTTGTGCGTGCTCACCGGCAAGCTGATCAGCGATGAGAAGCGCCTGCGCTACACGGGAACCGAATACATCAAGAGCGAGGCGGAGATGGCCCGGCTCTTCGCCGACCACCTCGAGCCCGAGGTGATCGCCGCCGCCATCGCCACCACCGCCAAGGTGGCCGAGAAGGTGGAGGACTACGACATCCTGGGGCGCTACCAGATGCCCCGTTTCCCGATCCCCGAGGGCCACACGCCGGTGAGCTACCTCAGTGAGGTCAGCCACCAGGGTCTGCGCCGCCGCCTGTCCCTGGCCGATGAGGCCCCGATCGATCCCGGCTACGGCGAGCGGCTGGCCTTCGAGCTCCAGGTGATGGAGCAGATGGGCTTCCCCACCTACTTCCTGGTGGTCTGGGACTACATCCGCTTCGCCCGGGAACAGGGCATTCCGGTGGGGCCCGGGCGCGGTTCGGCCGCCGGCTCGCTGGTGGCCTACGCCCTCGGCATCACCAACATCGATCCGGTGGAGCACGGCCTGCTGTTCGAGCGCTTCCTCAACCCGGAACGCAAATCGATGCCTGACATCGACACCGACTTCTGCATCGAGCGCCGCGGCGAGGTGATCGAGTACGTCACCCGCCGCTATGGCGAAGACAAGGTGGCCCAGATCATCACCTTCAACCGCATGACCTCCAAGGCGGTGCTCAAGGACGTGGCCCGGGTGCTCGACATCCCCTACGGCGAGGCCGACCGTCTGGCCAAGCTGATCCCCGTGGCCCGGGGCAAACCGGCCAAGCTGGCCGAGATGATCGGCCCCGAATCGCCGGTGCCGGAATTCCGCGACAAGTACGAGAACGACCCGAAGGTGCGCCACTGGGTCGACCTGGCCCGCCGCATCGAAGGCACCAACAAAACCTTCGGTGTCCATGCCGCCGGGGTGGTGATCGCCGCCGAACCCCTCGACGAACTGGTGCCCCTGCAGCGCAACAACGACGGCCAGGTGATCACCCAGTACTTCATGGAGGACGTCGAGGCGATGGGCCTGCTGAAGATGGACTTCCTGGGCCTCAAGAACCTCACCATGATCGAGAAGACGATTGAACTGGTGGCCCAGGCCGAAGGGGAACGGCTCGATCCCGACGCCCTGCCGGCCAACGACCCGGGCACCTACGCCCTGCTGGCACGGGGCGATCTGGAGGGCATCTTCCAGCTGGAATCCAGCGGCATGCGCCAGATCGTCCGCGATCTCAAGCCCTCCTCCCTGGAGGACATCTCCTCGATCCTGGCCCTGTACCGGCCGGGCCCCCTCGATGCGGGCCTGATCCCCAAATTCATCAACCGCAAGCACGGCCGCGAGGCCATCGATGTGGCCCACGCCAAGCTGGAGCCGATCCTCAAGGAGACCTACGGGATCATGGTCTACCAGGAGCAGATCATGCGGATCGCCCAGGATCTTGCCGGCTATTCCCTCGGTGAGGCCGACCTGCTGCGGCGGGCGATGGGCAAGAAGAAGGTGTCGGAGATGCAGAAGCATCGCCACCAGTTCGTGTCCGGAGCCAGCGAACGGGGCGTGGACGCCGCCATCGCCGAGGCGCTGTTCGACCAGATGGTGATGTTCGCCGAGTATTGCTTCAACAAGAGTCATTCCACCGCCTACGGCGCGGTCACGTACCAGACCGCTTACCTCAAGGCCCACCATCCGGTGGCCTACATGGCGGCCCTGCTCACCGTGAATGCCGGCACCACCGACAAGGTGCAGCGCTATATCGCCAACTGCCAGGCGATGGGGATCGAGGTGATGCCGCCGGACGTCAATGCCTCCGGCATCGACTTCACCCCCGTGGGCAAGAAGATCCTCTTTGGTCTCTCGGCCATCCGCAACCTCGGTGATGGCGCCATCCGCCAGCTGATCGAGGCGCGCGCCAGCGGCGGCCCCTTCCTGCACCTGGCCGATCTCTGCGACCGGATCCCGGGCCAGCAGCTCAACCGCCGGGCGATCGAGTCCCTGATCCATTGCGGTGCCCTCGATGGTCTCGAGCCCAAGGCGAACCGGGCCCAGCTGATGGCGGACCTCGATCTGGTGCTCGATTGGGCCAGCTCCCGCGCCCGTGACCGGGCCAGCGGCCAGGGCAACCTGTTCGACCTGTTCGGCGGTGGTGCGGACGCTTCTGGCGCCGCCGCTGCCGTGGAGGCTCCGGCGCCACCACGGGCCGCTGCGGTGGCCGACTACCCCCCCACCGAGAAGCTGAAGCTGGAGAAGGAGCTGCTCGGCTTCTACATCTCCGACCACCCCTTGCGCCAGCTGGCCTCCCAGGTGCGCCTGCTCACGCCGATCGGCCTGGCCAATCTCGAGGAGATGGCCGACAAGGCCAAGGTGAGCGTGGTGGTGATGGTGAGCGAGATCCGCCAGGTGACCACCCGCAAGGGCGACCGCATGGCCGTGCTGCAGCTGGAGGACCTCACCGGATCCTGCGAGGCGGTGGTGTTCCCCAAGAGTTACGCCCGCCTGGCCGACCACCTGATGGTGGATGCCCGCCTATTGCTGTGGGCCGGTGTCGACCGCCGCGACGACCGGGTGCAGCTGCTCGTCGACGACTGCCGCAGCATCGAGGACCTGCAGCTGGTGATGGTGGAGCTGGCGCCCGAGCAGGCCGGCGACATCGCCGTGCAACACCGGCTGCGGGAATGCCTCACCCGCCATCGCCCCGGCCAGGAGGAGGCTGGCGTGCGGGTGCCCGTGGTGGCGCTGGTGAAGCACCTGGACGAGACGCGTTTCGTGCGTCTGGGCGGCCAGTTCTGCGTTGCTGATGCGCCCGCGGCCGTCGAGACGCTGGCTTCGGCTGATTTCAGGGCCTGGCTGCGCTCACCCCTGGGGGCTGCCTGA
- the carA gene encoding glutamine-hydrolyzing carbamoyl-phosphate synthase small subunit → MIRVPADATLDTPQEGPAGPSTAPDLAPAVLVLADGTVLRGLACGARGRVCGEVVFNTGMTGYQEVLTDPSYAGQLITFTYPELGNTGVNGEDLEASQAHARGCIVRQLAPRPSNWRCEETLDHWLSRQGVVGIRGVDTRSLVRHLREGGAINGAIASDGTDPATLLQEVLATPAMDGLNLAARVSTREPYTWRRPCAAAFDTRLQPAPERPYRVVAIDFGIKRAILERLVAHGCEVTVLPADACLEQVLALEPEGVFLSNGPGDPAAVHEGIALARGLLQQPQLPVFGICLGHQILGLGLGGRSFKLGYGHRGLNHPCGSPGSVEITSQNHGFALDPDSLPAERVRITHRNLNDHTVAALELRHQPVFGIQYHPEASPGPHDADHHFARFAALMAERR, encoded by the coding sequence ATGATCAGGGTTCCTGCCGACGCCACCCTGGACACCCCACAGGAGGGCCCTGCCGGGCCCAGCACCGCCCCGGACCTGGCTCCCGCCGTGCTTGTCCTGGCCGATGGCACCGTGCTGCGGGGCCTGGCCTGCGGGGCCCGTGGTCGCGTCTGCGGCGAGGTGGTCTTCAACACCGGCATGACCGGGTACCAGGAGGTGCTCACCGATCCGAGCTACGCCGGCCAGCTGATCACCTTCACCTATCCGGAGCTCGGCAACACCGGCGTCAATGGCGAGGATCTGGAGGCGAGCCAGGCCCATGCCCGCGGCTGCATCGTGCGTCAGCTCGCCCCCCGGCCCAGCAACTGGCGCTGTGAGGAAACCCTCGACCACTGGCTGAGCCGCCAGGGGGTGGTGGGCATTCGCGGCGTCGACACCCGTTCCCTGGTGCGCCACCTGCGCGAGGGCGGCGCCATCAACGGCGCCATCGCCAGCGACGGCACCGATCCCGCCACCCTGCTGCAGGAGGTGCTGGCCACCCCGGCCATGGATGGCCTCAACCTCGCGGCCCGGGTCAGCACCAGGGAGCCTTACACCTGGCGCCGCCCCTGCGCGGCCGCCTTCGACACCAGGCTCCAGCCCGCTCCAGAGCGCCCCTACCGGGTGGTGGCGATCGATTTCGGCATCAAGCGCGCCATCCTCGAGCGTCTGGTGGCCCACGGCTGTGAGGTCACCGTGCTGCCGGCCGATGCCTGCCTGGAGCAGGTGCTGGCGCTGGAGCCGGAGGGGGTGTTCCTCTCCAACGGCCCGGGGGATCCAGCCGCGGTGCATGAAGGCATCGCCCTGGCCCGCGGCCTGCTGCAGCAACCGCAGTTGCCGGTCTTCGGCATCTGCCTCGGCCACCAGATCCTCGGTCTGGGCCTCGGGGGCCGCAGCTTCAAGCTCGGCTACGGCCACCGCGGCCTCAACCACCCCTGTGGCTCCCCCGGTTCGGTGGAGATCACAAGCCAGAACCACGGCTTCGCCCTCGATCCGGACTCCCTGCCGGCCGAACGGGTGCGGATCACCCACCGCAACCTCAACGACCACACGGTGGCGGCCCTGGAACTGCGCCACCAGCCGGTGTTCGGCATCCAGTACCACCCCGAGGCCAGTCCCGGTCCCCACGACGCCGACCACCACTTCGCCCGGTTCGCGGCACTGATGGCGGAACGGCGCTGA
- a CDS encoding STAS domain-containing protein, translating to MRIGAITDLQRLTVSLRGGSERRDECLLFSFTGQLDAYSDKQFTEFISDRHKGDSLPVVIDLSRIDFIDSSGLGALVQLAKQFNESSRQFLVVGNARVVQTVKLVRLEAFLHLQPDLDSALGSLAPA from the coding sequence TTGAGGATTGGGGCCATCACCGACCTGCAGCGACTGACCGTCTCCCTGAGAGGGGGCAGCGAACGGCGGGATGAGTGCCTGCTGTTCAGTTTCACGGGCCAACTGGACGCCTATTCCGACAAGCAGTTCACCGAGTTCATCAGCGACCGGCACAAGGGGGACAGCCTCCCTGTGGTCATCGACCTCAGCCGCATCGATTTCATCGACTCCTCCGGACTCGGTGCCCTGGTGCAGCTCGCCAAGCAGTTCAACGAGAGCTCCCGCCAGTTCCTCGTGGTCGGCAACGCCCGTGTCGTCCAGACCGTCAAGCTGGTGCGCCTGGAAGCCTTCCTGCACCTGCAACCCGATCTGGACTCCGCCCTTGGCAGCCTCGCCCCCGCCTGA
- the rlmB gene encoding 23S rRNA (guanosine(2251)-2'-O)-methyltransferase RlmB yields the protein MSPSPDRRGDRRPDRRPDRRPDSGADRTPRRLGSGAGGRPISRGTGSARPRRPGEAYSRDKPPFDRERGGERGERGGERPGGSDRSAGSPYGRRPYEGRPGADRPDDSRGGAGRPTRERRGGDRFIPARPSFGRPVPGRGGAGRPTSGRPIPSRTGPARRGPALFRDADRAPRTFQGRSAPERPESDGSDVDFRGAADAFAAAAPTDLIWGRHTTQATLESGRPIHRVWCTPEMRFNPRFLQLLREAKASGVLVEEVTWARLGQLTGGAVHQGIVLQPAAAETLDLTSLIEGCRSLGEAPLLIAVDGLTDPQNLGAIVRSAEALGAHGMVLPQRRNAGLTGSVAKVAAGALEHLPVARVVNLNRSLDALKQEGYRVVGLAEEGTVSLEEVDLEGPLVVVTGSEGDGLSLLTRRSCDQLVRIPLRGATPSLNASVATALLLYEVARRGWMRGLTGTAPAPRIVRPSMPAPPDPELPEAPELPAQVEPELLTQVEPEPTASEAPAEPPAWQHQETPGESEPEPPVESELEGPLASAASGVTEAELQDAPAETAQEDSLETLPSPPASAPGFEGDIRL from the coding sequence ATGAGTCCCTCCCCAGACCGCCGCGGCGATCGCCGCCCCGACCGGCGTCCTGACCGTCGCCCCGATTCCGGTGCCGACCGCACCCCCCGCCGCCTCGGCTCCGGAGCTGGCGGCCGCCCCATCAGCCGCGGTACCGGCTCCGCTCGCCCCCGGCGCCCTGGAGAGGCCTACAGCCGTGACAAGCCTCCCTTCGATCGGGAGCGTGGCGGAGAACGGGGTGAGCGTGGCGGTGAGCGGCCCGGTGGCTCCGACCGTTCGGCCGGCAGCCCCTACGGCCGCCGCCCCTACGAGGGCCGCCCAGGGGCCGATCGCCCCGATGACTCCCGCGGTGGCGCCGGACGGCCGACCCGCGAGCGTCGCGGTGGTGACCGCTTCATCCCCGCCCGCCCCTCCTTCGGCCGACCCGTTCCGGGCCGTGGTGGGGCCGGACGGCCGACCAGCGGCCGTCCCATCCCGTCGCGGACCGGCCCGGCCCGCCGCGGACCGGCCCTGTTCCGGGACGCGGACCGCGCCCCGCGGACCTTCCAGGGACGCAGCGCACCGGAGCGGCCGGAGTCCGACGGCTCCGATGTCGATTTCCGCGGCGCCGCGGATGCCTTTGCCGCCGCCGCCCCCACCGACCTGATCTGGGGCCGCCACACGACCCAGGCCACCCTGGAGAGCGGCCGGCCGATCCATCGGGTGTGGTGCACGCCCGAAATGCGCTTCAACCCGCGTTTTCTGCAGCTGTTGCGGGAGGCGAAGGCCTCCGGCGTGCTGGTGGAGGAGGTGACCTGGGCGCGCCTGGGCCAGCTCACCGGTGGTGCCGTGCACCAGGGCATCGTGTTGCAGCCCGCTGCCGCCGAGACCCTCGACCTGACCAGCCTGATCGAAGGCTGCCGCAGCCTTGGTGAGGCCCCCCTGCTGATCGCGGTGGATGGCCTCACCGATCCCCAGAACCTCGGGGCCATCGTCCGCAGCGCCGAAGCCCTCGGTGCCCATGGCATGGTGCTGCCCCAACGCCGCAACGCCGGCCTCACCGGCTCGGTGGCCAAGGTGGCCGCCGGCGCCCTTGAGCACCTGCCGGTGGCCCGGGTGGTCAACCTCAACCGGTCCCTCGATGCCCTCAAGCAGGAGGGCTACCGCGTGGTTGGACTGGCCGAGGAGGGCACGGTCAGCCTGGAGGAGGTGGACCTGGAGGGCCCCCTGGTGGTGGTCACCGGTTCGGAAGGCGATGGCCTGTCGCTGCTGACGCGCCGGTCCTGCGACCAGCTGGTGCGCATTCCCCTGCGGGGCGCCACCCCGAGCCTCAACGCATCGGTGGCCACGGCGCTGCTGCTCTATGAAGTCGCCCGCCGCGGCTGGATGCGGGGCCTGACGGGCACCGCCCCGGCCCCGAGGATCGTGCGCCCCTCGATGCCGGCTCCACCCGACCCTGAACTGCCGGAGGCCCCTGAGCTGCCGGCACAGGTGGAGCCCGAGCTGCTGACCCAGGTGGAGCCTGAGCCCACCGCGTCCGAAGCACCGGCCGAGCCACCCGCCTGGCAGCACCAGGAAACCCCGGGCGAGAGCGAGCCGGAACCGCCCGTGGAGAGCGAACTGGAAGGACCGCTCGCGTCAGCTGCCAGCGGTGTGACGGAGGCAGAGCTCCAGGACGCGCCTGCGGAAACTGCCCAAGAGGACTCCCTGGAGACGCTGCCCTCCCCGCCCGCCTCGGCACCGGGCTTCGAGGGCGACATTCGCCTCTGA
- the trpD gene encoding anthranilate phosphoribosyltransferase — protein MPASPAWPQLLEQLLCGQDLQAHQAEALMRGWLAGAIDPVLTGALLAALRAKGTSGEELAAMAAVLREACPLPGERPPLELIDTCGTGGAGADSFNISTAVAFTAAACGAHVAKHGNRSASGRVGSADVLEALGLQLGAPLATVVEALPRTGVTFLFAPGWHPALVGMAPLRRSLGVRTVFNLLGPLVNPLTPEAQVLGVARPDLLDPMADALRRLGQRRAIVVHGHGGLDEATLSGPSELRLLEDGVVRSEWLDPAALGLAPADLEALRGGDVAANRLILEDVLQGRGTQAQADVVALNAALVLKAAGLEPSIAAALVRARQALADGSAWARLEALRAALSGSEG, from the coding sequence ATGCCTGCCTCCCCCGCCTGGCCCCAGCTGCTGGAGCAGCTTCTGTGCGGCCAGGACCTCCAGGCCCACCAGGCCGAGGCCCTGATGCGGGGCTGGCTGGCCGGTGCCATCGATCCCGTGCTGACCGGGGCGTTGCTGGCGGCCCTGCGGGCCAAGGGCACCAGCGGTGAGGAGCTGGCGGCGATGGCTGCCGTGCTGCGGGAGGCCTGCCCCCTGCCAGGGGAGCGGCCACCGCTGGAGCTGATCGACACCTGTGGCACCGGTGGCGCCGGCGCCGACAGCTTCAACATCTCCACGGCCGTGGCCTTCACGGCGGCCGCCTGTGGGGCCCATGTGGCCAAGCACGGCAACCGCAGTGCCAGCGGCCGGGTCGGATCGGCCGATGTGCTCGAGGCCCTGGGTCTGCAGCTGGGGGCCCCCCTGGCGACGGTGGTGGAGGCCCTGCCGCGCACCGGCGTGACCTTCCTGTTCGCCCCGGGCTGGCACCCCGCCCTGGTGGGGATGGCCCCCCTGCGCCGCAGCCTCGGCGTGCGCACCGTCTTCAACCTGCTCGGACCGCTCGTCAATCCCCTCACCCCCGAGGCCCAGGTGCTGGGTGTGGCCCGGCCCGACCTGCTCGATCCGATGGCCGACGCCCTGCGCCGCCTCGGCCAGCGGCGCGCCATCGTCGTCCATGGCCATGGCGGCCTGGATGAAGCCACCCTCTCGGGTCCCAGTGAGCTGCGCCTCCTGGAGGACGGTGTGGTGCGCAGCGAGTGGCTCGATCCTGCGGCCCTGGGGCTGGCGCCCGCTGATCTGGAGGCGCTCAGGGGCGGGGATGTGGCGGCCAATCGTCTCATCCTGGAGGACGTTCTGCAGGGACGGGGCACCCAGGCCCAGGCGGATGTGGTGGCCCTCAATGCTGCCCTGGTGCTGAAGGCGGCCGGGCTGGAGCCGTCCATCGCCGCAGCCCTGGTCCGGGCTCGCCAGGCCCTGGCTGATGGCAGCGCCTGGGCGAGGCTGGAGGCGCTGCGGGCCGCGCTGTCGGGGTCTGAAGGATGA
- the gatA gene encoding Asp-tRNA(Asn)/Glu-tRNA(Gln) amidotransferase subunit GatA translates to MGIAEWREQLRRGEVSARELTDRHLARIAAVDPTVHAFLEVTSERARADADRIDAARAAGEPLPPLAGIPLAIKDNLCTKGIRTTCSSRMLENFVPPYESTVTERLWRAGAVLLGKTNLDEFAMGSSTETSAFGASRNPWNPDRVPGGSSGGSAAAVAAGECIGSLGSDTGGSIRQPASFCGVVGLKPTYGRVSRWGLVAFASSLDQVGPFSSSVADAAELLQVIAGEDPRDATCLRAPVPDYGADLETPIKGLRVGLIRECFDQEGLDPGVKASVLAAAAQLEALGCELVEVSCPRFNDGIATYYVIAPSEASANLARYDGVKYGFRAPATEAGSDGLAAMTARSRASGFGEEVQRRILIGTYALSAGYVDAYYRKAQQVRTLIRRDFDRAFESVDVLLTPTSPTTAFPSGAHAGDPLAMYLADLLTIPANLAGLPAISVPCGFDAQGLPIGLQLITGVLEESKLLRVAHQYERAAAVMATRPEAALVA, encoded by the coding sequence ATGGGCATCGCCGAATGGCGGGAGCAGCTTCGGCGGGGCGAGGTGTCAGCCCGGGAGCTCACGGATCGCCACCTGGCTCGCATCGCGGCGGTGGACCCCACGGTGCATGCCTTCCTGGAGGTGACCAGCGAGCGGGCCAGGGCCGATGCCGATCGCATCGACGCGGCCAGGGCCGCCGGTGAGCCCCTGCCCCCCCTGGCGGGCATCCCCCTGGCCATCAAGGACAACCTCTGCACCAAGGGCATCCGCACGACCTGCTCCAGCCGCATGCTGGAGAACTTCGTGCCCCCCTACGAATCGACGGTGACCGAGCGGCTCTGGCGGGCCGGTGCGGTTCTGCTGGGCAAGACCAACCTCGATGAGTTCGCCATGGGCAGCTCCACCGAGACCTCCGCCTTCGGCGCCAGCCGTAACCCCTGGAATCCGGATCGGGTGCCCGGTGGCAGCTCTGGTGGCAGCGCGGCGGCCGTGGCCGCCGGCGAGTGCATCGGTTCGCTCGGCTCCGACACCGGCGGCTCGATCCGCCAGCCCGCCAGTTTCTGCGGCGTGGTGGGCCTCAAGCCCACCTATGGCCGGGTAAGCCGCTGGGGACTGGTGGCTTTCGCCTCCTCCCTCGACCAGGTGGGCCCGTTCAGCAGCAGCGTGGCCGATGCCGCCGAGCTGCTGCAGGTGATCGCCGGGGAGGACCCCCGTGATGCCACCTGCCTGCGGGCGCCGGTACCCGATTACGGCGCCGACCTGGAGACACCGATCAAGGGTCTGCGGGTCGGGCTGATCCGGGAATGCTTCGACCAGGAGGGCCTTGATCCCGGGGTGAAGGCCTCGGTGCTGGCGGCCGCCGCCCAGCTGGAGGCCCTGGGCTGTGAGCTGGTGGAGGTGAGCTGCCCCCGCTTCAACGACGGCATCGCCACCTACTACGTCATCGCCCCCTCAGAGGCGTCCGCCAATCTGGCCCGCTACGACGGCGTCAAGTACGGCTTCCGGGCGCCGGCCACCGAGGCCGGCAGCGACGGCCTGGCGGCGATGACCGCCCGCAGCCGGGCCAGCGGTTTCGGCGAGGAGGTGCAGCGCCGCATCCTGATCGGCACCTATGCCCTCTCCGCCGGCTATGTGGACGCCTACTACAGGAAGGCCCAGCAGGTGCGCACCCTGATCCGCCGCGATTTCGACCGCGCCTTCGAGAGCGTCGATGTGCTGCTGACCCCCACCTCCCCCACCACCGCCTTCCCCAGCGGTGCCCACGCGGGCGATCCCCTGGCCATGTATCTGGCCGACCTGCTCACCATCCCCGCCAACCTGGCCGGCCTGCCGGCCATCAGCGTGCCCTGCGGCTTCGATGCCCAGGGCCTGCCGATTGGCCTGCAGCTGATCACCGGCGTGCTCGAGGAGTCGAAGCTGCTGCGGGTGGCCCACCAGTACGAACGGGCGGCGGCGGTGATGGCCACCAGACCCGAGGCGGCGCTGGTGGCCTGA